GCTCACCGGCGGCTACGACTCAACGCTCACCGGCGGCGACCACTCAACGCTCACCGGCGGCGACGACTCAACGCTCACCGGCGGCTACGGCTCAACGCTCACCGGCGGCGACCACTCAACGCTCACCGGCGGCTACGACTCAACGCTCACCGGCGGCTACGGCTCAACGCTCACCGGCGGCTACGACTCAACGCTCACCGGCGGCTACCACTCAACGCTCACCGGCGGCTACCACTCAACGCTCACCGGCGGCGACAAATCCGAACTGAGAATCCGTAAGTGGTGCAGTAAGTCTGAGCGCTACCGAACCTATCAGGCATATGTCGGCGAAGACGGAATCGAAGCTGAAAAGGCTTATCGACTGGGCGAGAACAATAAGTTCGTTCTCGCCTAACACCACACCCCCTCACCCCTATACCGGGCTCTGAGGTAAATGACTGGGATGGGAGATAGAAGATGGATGCCACTCCAAAGAAAACTTACACCGTGACGCTGACGGCTCAGTGCACGGTCGTGATTGAGGCTGATAGTGAAGAAGAGGCCGGAAACGTAGCAATGATCGACACGCCGCTTCACAAGTTTCAGATTGAGACGGGCGATCAGATCAGAGAGCTTGAGCCAATCGAAGTGGAGCGACACATGCGCCACGCCGATCACTTCATCCCGGCCTAACCCACCCCATCAACGCAACGGAGCAAGACAATGAGTGACCCTAGGCCAAAACCATGCCCGGTGTGCGGCGGTGATGATCTGGAAGTGGACAGCGCCACCAATGCAGCGAGCTGGGTGCAGTGTCGAGATTGCGATCACAAGCTTCAGCAC
This genomic window from Pseudomonas sp. G.S.17 contains:
- a CDS encoding Lar family restriction alleviation protein, encoding MSDPRPKPCPVCGGDDLEVDSATNAASWVQCRDCDHKLQHACSEEAVVRRWNKLDRTPQATA